In Perca flavescens isolate YP-PL-M2 chromosome 7, PFLA_1.0, whole genome shotgun sequence, the following proteins share a genomic window:
- the rprd1b gene encoding regulation of nuclear pre-mRNA domain-containing protein 1B isoform X1 produces MSSFSESALEKKLTELSSSQQSVQTLSLWIIHHRKHSGLIVKVWHRELKKAKSSRKLTFLYLANDVIQNSKKKGPEFTKDFETVLVDACSHVARYEADEGCKKHMERLLNIWKERALYRGDFIQQLKLAIEDSNSPRPSEEKKAVKRSYQKIQEEEDDEDDDYRNHTSPHNSDISATQLTEELVKALQDLENAASGDAAVRQKIASLPQEVQDVSLLEKISDKEAADKLSKTVDEACLLLAEYNGRLAAELEDRRQLARMLTEYIGSQKEALMEREKKLEEYKQKLARVTQVRKELKSHIQSLPDLSLLPNVTGGLAPLPSAGDLFSTD; encoded by the exons ATGTCGTCCTTCTCCGAGTCGGCCCTGGAGAAGAAGCTGACGGAGCTGAGCAGCTCGCAGCAGAGCGTccagactctctctctgtggatCATCCACCACCGCAAACACTCGGGCCTCATCGTCAAAGTGTGGCACAGAGAGCTGAAAAAAG CTAAAAGCTCCAGGAAGCTGACATTCCTGTATCTGGCCAACGATGTCATCCAGAACAGCAAGAAGAAAGGACCCGAGTTTACCAAAGACTTTGAGACTGTCCTCGTCGATGCCTGCTCCCATGTTGCCAGGTA TGAAGCAGATGAGGGCTGTAAAAAGCACATGGAGAGACTGCTGAACATCTGGAAAGAGAGAGCCCTCTACAGAGGAGACTTCATTCAGCAGCTCAAACTAGCCATAGAAGACTCTAACAGCCCCAGGCCTTCAG AAGAGAAGAAGGCTGTGAAACGCAGCTATCAGAAGATccaggaagaagaagatgatgaagatgacgaCTACAGAAACCACACCTCCCCTCACAACTCGGACATCTCCGCAACTCAACTG acagaGGAGCTGGTGAAGGCCCTACAGGACTTGGAGAATGCTGCATCGGGCGACGCAGCAGTTCGTCAGAAGATTGCCTCGCTGCCGCAGGAAGTCCAGGACGTTTCCCTGCTGGAGAAAATCAGTG ACAAGGAGGCGGCAGACAAGCTGTCGAAGACGGTGGATGAAGCGTGTTTGCTGCTTGCGGAGTACAACGGCCGACTGgctgcagagctggaggatCGCAGACAGCTGGCCCGCATGCTGACTGAATACATCGGCAGCCAGAAGGAGGCGctcatggagagagagaagaaactagag GAATATAAGCAGAAACTGGCGAGGGTGACCCAAGTTAGGAAAGAGCTAAAGTCCCACATCCAGAGTCTCCCTGACCTCTCTCTCCTGCCCAACGTGACCGGGGGTCTGGCCCCGCTCCCGTCAGCCGGAGACCTTTTCTCTACCGACTGA
- the rprd1b gene encoding regulation of nuclear pre-mRNA domain-containing protein 1B isoform X2 → MSSFSESALEKKLTELSSSQQSVQTLSLWIIHHRKHSGLIVKVWHRELKKAKSSRKLTFLYLANDVIQNSKKKGPEFTKDFETVLVDACSHVASEADEGCKKHMERLLNIWKERALYRGDFIQQLKLAIEDSNSPRPSEEKKAVKRSYQKIQEEEDDEDDDYRNHTSPHNSDISATQLTEELVKALQDLENAASGDAAVRQKIASLPQEVQDVSLLEKISDKEAADKLSKTVDEACLLLAEYNGRLAAELEDRRQLARMLTEYIGSQKEALMEREKKLEEYKQKLARVTQVRKELKSHIQSLPDLSLLPNVTGGLAPLPSAGDLFSTD, encoded by the exons ATGTCGTCCTTCTCCGAGTCGGCCCTGGAGAAGAAGCTGACGGAGCTGAGCAGCTCGCAGCAGAGCGTccagactctctctctgtggatCATCCACCACCGCAAACACTCGGGCCTCATCGTCAAAGTGTGGCACAGAGAGCTGAAAAAAG CTAAAAGCTCCAGGAAGCTGACATTCCTGTATCTGGCCAACGATGTCATCCAGAACAGCAAGAAGAAAGGACCCGAGTTTACCAAAGACTTTGAGACTGTCCTCGTCGATGCCTGCTCCCATGTTGCCAG TGAAGCAGATGAGGGCTGTAAAAAGCACATGGAGAGACTGCTGAACATCTGGAAAGAGAGAGCCCTCTACAGAGGAGACTTCATTCAGCAGCTCAAACTAGCCATAGAAGACTCTAACAGCCCCAGGCCTTCAG AAGAGAAGAAGGCTGTGAAACGCAGCTATCAGAAGATccaggaagaagaagatgatgaagatgacgaCTACAGAAACCACACCTCCCCTCACAACTCGGACATCTCCGCAACTCAACTG acagaGGAGCTGGTGAAGGCCCTACAGGACTTGGAGAATGCTGCATCGGGCGACGCAGCAGTTCGTCAGAAGATTGCCTCGCTGCCGCAGGAAGTCCAGGACGTTTCCCTGCTGGAGAAAATCAGTG ACAAGGAGGCGGCAGACAAGCTGTCGAAGACGGTGGATGAAGCGTGTTTGCTGCTTGCGGAGTACAACGGCCGACTGgctgcagagctggaggatCGCAGACAGCTGGCCCGCATGCTGACTGAATACATCGGCAGCCAGAAGGAGGCGctcatggagagagagaagaaactagag GAATATAAGCAGAAACTGGCGAGGGTGACCCAAGTTAGGAAAGAGCTAAAGTCCCACATCCAGAGTCTCCCTGACCTCTCTCTCCTGCCCAACGTGACCGGGGGTCTGGCCCCGCTCCCGTCAGCCGGAGACCTTTTCTCTACCGACTGA
- the LOC114558549 gene encoding kelch-like protein 10: MSVYNQLRLEQELCDAVIRVDNVEFPTHKIILCNCSPYFKALFTHWSTPESRVFDIPNVSPGMMKLIIEFAYTGFVPVTQDIIQELFIAADRFNVMGIIQACCDLLEKQLTPQNCIGIWWFTDIYYTPELNHKAFLYMLNHFEEIAATSEEFLQLSAQELAKIIANDRLNVKQENTVFRAVLHWIAYANEERRENISLLLSNVRLALMSPEYITDSVSDNELVKASKDCRPILLRTLEAMLDLRTKGFSDSISYNPLARPRLPSAILLAVGGWSGGSPTHCIEAYDVRANRWINVTNNEEAPRAYHGTVFLDGSVYCVGGFDSVEQFSSVHRFNLGTHTWQEVTQMHLSRCYVSVTVMDECIYAMGGYDGHDRLRSAERYQPKINQWTLIAPMHVQRSDASCTTLHGKVYICGGFNGSECLSSAECYDPETNQWTLITSMASMRSGTGVIAYADHVFAVGGFNGTSRLHTAEAYNPHTDTWHAVPSMLGSRSNFGIAVIDDRLYVVGGFNGFTTIPDVECFDVEASEWSDVRDMEISRSALSCCVVYGLPNLAEYAAPHHSLHSLDEVE; this comes from the exons ATGTCGGTGTATAATCAGCTCCGTCTGGAACAAGAGCTTTGTGACGCGGTGATCAGAGTGGACAATGTTGAATTTCCCACACACAAAATCATCCTCTGCAACTGCAGCCCGTACTTCAA AGCTCTTTTCACCCACTGGTCAACCCCAGAGAGCCGGGTCTTTGACATTCCCAATGTGTCCCCCGGCATGATGAAGCTCATCATTGAGTTTGCCTACACTGGCTTTGTTCCTGTGACACAAGACATTATACAAGAGCTTTTTATCGCAGCAGACCGGTTCAATGTAATGGGCATCATACAAGCCTGCTGTGACCTCCTGGAGAAGCAGCTGACCCCACAAAACTGCATCGGCATCTGGTGGTTCACAGACATCTATTACACCCCTGAACTGAACCACAAGGCATTCCTTTACATGCTGAATCACTTTGAGGAGATTGCTGCCACCTCAGAAGAGTTCCTGCAGCTCTCTGCGCAGGAACTTGCTAAGATCATTGCGAATGACCGTCTCAATGTGAAGCAGGAGAATACGGTGTTTAGGGCTGTCCTTCACTGGATCGCCTACGCAAATGAGGAACGCAGAGAAAACATCTCTCTGCTTTTGTCCAAC GTCAGGCTGGCTTTAATGAGTCCAGAATACATCACAGACAGTGTGAGCGACAACGAACTGGTGAAGGCAAGTAAAGATTGTCGACCGATTCTCCTGAGGACCCTGGAGGCCATGCTTGACCTGCGAACAAAGGGGTTCTCTGACTCTATTTCTTATAATCCTTTGGCCCGCCCACGACTGCCCTCTGCCATCCTGTTGGCCGTTGGAGGCTGGAGTGGAGGCAGTCCCACCCATTGTATCGAGGCGTATGATGTCCGTGCTAACCGCTGGATCAATGTAACAAACAATGAGGAAGCTCCCCGGGCCTACCATGGCACAGTTTTCCTCGATGGATCAGTATATTGTGTCGGTGGCTTTGACAGTGTAGAGCAGTTCAGCTCTGTGCATAGGTTCAACCTGGGCACGCACACCTGGCAGGAGGTTACACAAATGCATTTGAGTCGCTGCTACGTCAGCGTAACTGTGATGGACGAGTGCATATATGCCATGGGAGGTTATGATGGACATGATCGACTCAGAAGTGCTGAGCGCTATCAGCCCAAAATCAACCAGTGGACTTTAATTGCGCCTATGCACGTACAGAGGAGTGATGCCAGCTGCACAACCCTCCATGGCAAG GTGTACATTTGTGGTGGCTTCAATGGGAGCGAGTGCCTGTCATCGGCTGAATGTTACGACCCAGAGACCAACCAGTGGACACTGATCACCTCCATGGCCAGCATGCGCAGTGGAACTGGGGTCATCGCCTATGCAGACCATGTCTTTGCG GTCGGTGGTTTCAATGGAACCAGTCGTCTGCACACTGCTGAGGCCTACAACCCCCACACCGACACCTGGCACGCTGTGCCCTCTATGCTGGGCTCCCGAAGTAACTTTGGTATCGCAGTGATCGATGACCGTCTCTATGTGGTCGGGGGCTTCAACGGCTTTACCACCATTCCAGACGTTGAGTGCTTTGATGTCGAAGCTAGTGAGTGGTCTGATGTTCGTGACATGGAGATCTCCCGCAGCGCCCTGAGCTGCTGCGTGGTGTATGGACTCCCCAACTTGGCCGAGTATGCTGCCCCTCATCACTCCCTGCACTCCCTGGATGAAGTGGAATGA